CTCCCTGATCCCCTACATCGCGGAAAGCTTCCGCGAGGCGGTGATCACCGAGCACAAGGGGCTGCGCTTCGACAAGCGGCTGATCGAGGAGCACAAGCCGGATGTGGTCGTCTACCAGTTCGTCGAACGCTCCCTCAACACGCCCATCCCGGTGGAGTGAGCCAACCGCTGTGTCGGCAATCTTTTATCGGCACCACGAAGCAAATGAACCTTGCTTTTGAAGGGTTATTGCCGTATCCTACTTGTGGTTGATTAACCATATGGCGGCCACTGAGATGGGCGTTGTATCCCCCAAGGCCTTCCGTTTCTTCAACCGCAGGACGGGAGAGCATTTCTATACGGAAAGCACGGCCGAACGGGACGGCATCATCGCCGGCAGGGCCGACATGGCGTATGAGGGCGTCGCCTTCCTCGAAGGCGGCGGCGCCAGCAACCCGGTGTCGGTCGCCCGCTTCGTCCGGCTGGACACGGGGGAACATTTCTACACGGCCAGTGTCATCGAGCGGGACTATATCCTCCAGAACATGTCGGATAATTTCCGGCTGGAGGATTCGCAGGCTTTTCTTGTCGCTGCGACGCAGGACTATCAGTTCTCCCAACCCGTCTACCGGTTTCTCGACATGGCGACCGGCAGCCATTTCTTCACCGCGTCGGAGGGGGAGAGGGACGGGGTGATCGCGACCCTGCCGGGCTACCGCTATGAAGGGGTCGCCTTCTACGCCAAGCCTGTGCCGCCGCTTGCCCCTGCCCCGTCGGGAAATTTCGACGAGGTTTGGTATCTCCAGGCCTATCCGGATGTCCGCGATGCGGTGAATGCCGGCTGGATGACCGCCCGCACCCACTACGATGCGTTCGGCAAGCGGGAAGGCCGCATGCCGAACGACATGGCGGCGCTGGCCGGCAACGACCATTGGATTGCCTTTGACGGCGCGCCCGGCCATGTGCGGATCCTGAATGGCGGCGCAGGCGACGATATCCTGGATGGCATCGATGGATATAGCACGTCCAGCAGCACGATGGTCGGCGCCTACAACGGATACAGCGACTACAACGACCAGCTGTTCGGCGAAACCGGCAATGATACGCTGTACGGTGCACAGAACGACACGTTGAATGGGGGGAGTGGCAACGACAGCTATTACGTTCATTCGTCCGGTGTTCTGGTGACGGAAGGGGCCGATGCCGGCACCGACGAGGTTGTTCTGATCGAGGACAGCATCAGCGGTTATTTCAACTATTCCATGCCGGCCAATGTCGAACGGATGCGGGTGATCATCACCCGGATCGGGGAACCATGGGTGCCAACCATTGCCGGGAGTGCCGGAGACGACTGGATTGGTGCCGGCGGTACAAATACCCCCATTCATCTTCTGGGCGGCGCCGGCAACGACACGCTGAATGGCGGTTTCGGCCTCAATGGCGGAGCAGTCGTGGAGGGTGGTGCCGGCAACGATTATCTGTTGGCGGCCGGATACAACGACTCACGCTTCTACACTTGGCTGGCATCGGGCAACGATACGCTGAATGGTGGCGACGGCGACGATACGCTGGTGGCTTGGACCGGCAACGACCTCCTCACCGGTGGTGCCGGTGCCGACACCTTTCTCGTCGATCTCGGTTCTCCTCCGAATTTGCTCTGGCAGGATCCGAAGGCCTGGACCTCGTACCCTGGCCCGAGCAACTTCTATTCCTATGTCCTGTGGTCGGGCACGTCGGTGACGACGGTCACGGATTTCCAGCCGGGCGTCGATGTGCTGAGCTTCCACCACAGTTCGCTCAGCCTTTCCGATATCATGGCGCGCTTCCTTGACCGCGGCGATGGCAAGGGCGTGGTGGCCAGCTTCACCGCCAGCGAATTCGGGTTGTCGGTGACGGGCGACAGCAACATTTTCACGCTCTCGCTCGACAATGTGAAGCAGTGGCAGATCTCGGCCAACTGGTTCTCGGTATCTTCCACCTGACGAAACAACCGTCTGACGACTTGGCCGCTTTGTCCCGCAACTCTCCCATCGGGGCAGTTGACGATCGCTCAAGCTTGCCCGGGGTTCGCTCGGTTCCCATGTGCCGTCTCCACCCGTTCGGCCACCGCCGCGGGTGGCGCGGCGGGACGGACCTTTCCTTCGTTCCGGCTGTTGTACCGATTGACCGTGCAGCACCGACGTCGAAGGGGACGGCCTGAGAATGTCACCGAGGATTAGCACCATGACCCCCCGTCTCCTTGCGGAGCTTCTGGAACCGATCCTGACCGCCGCGGAAGACGACGAAGAGGCCCTGTCGGAGGCCGTGAACCTGACCGCGGAGGCCATGGCGGCGTTGGGCGCCACCGTGCTCGACCCGGACGGGCAGCCGGCCCGCGGGGTGTCCGATGAACGGGCCGTTGTCGCCGCGCTGAACACCCATGCGCACAACCTGATGCGCGACGGACGCCTGGACGATGTCGTCGAGGCCCTGCAGGTGGCCGAGCGGATCGGTCGTCTGGCCCATCTGCCACACCATCCGCGGACCGTCTGACCACTCTTTTGGGAGAAGGGCGCGGTCGTTCGTGGAAGCGGCTTCGCGGGCGCGGAAATATCTCCCCGCCCTGCTGCCCCTCCCCACTGCTTGAGCGACGTGCCACCCAGCGCTCAACAGGGGAGGAGCCCTCGTGCCCACCGCGCCGCAGCCTCATGCTCAGCCGAACATTCTGGCGAACCCGCTGGAAAGCGCGATTCTGTCCCGCCTCCAGGACGATCTGCTGCCTGACCATCTGCTGACCCGCCGCTGGTACTCGGCGAAGGATGCCGGACGGCCCGTCGTGCGCATCGTCGATGCCCTGCCCCTGCCGCTTGCTGGGGGGGCGCAGGCCCAGCTCTGCCTGCTGCGTGTCGAACCGCCGGGGCGGGAGCCGCAGCTTTACCAGCTTCCCCTGATCCTCGATCGTGGCACCGGCGAGGACGCGTCGGTGATCGCGGGGTCCAAGGATCTGCCGGTTCCCGGTCGGCTGCGCGACGGCTACGCCGATGACGGCGTGGTCCGCGCGCTGCTGGGCGCCATCCTGAAGCGCGGCCGCGAGCCTGGCGAAACAGCGCTGTCCGCCGGCCTGACCGCCGGTCACACCCGCGCCTGCGAGGCGATGGCGGAGCGGCTGAGTGTCGACGCCCCGCTGCATCGGATGACGGCCGAACAGTCAAACACCTCGATCCGCATCGGCGACGCCGCCATCCTGAAGGGACTGCGCAAGCTGGAGCCCGGCACCCATCCCGAACTGGAGGTCAGCCGCTTCCTGACCGAGGTGGCGCAGTTCCCCAACACGCCCGCCCTGCTGGGCTGGGTGGAGCGGGCCAACAGCTCCGGTACCACCACCTTGTGCGTGATGCAGGAACTGGTGCCGGAGGCGAGAGACGCCTGGGGCCATGTCACCGGCTATTTGAACGACCGCGTAGCCCGCTTCGAGGATGGCGAAGCCATCAAGGCCGCCGATGCCGAAAGCCTCGCCTTCCTGCGTCTGCTGGGGCAGCGCACGGCGGAACTTCACCGTGCGCTCGCCACCCCCGGCGGCGGCGACTCCTTCACGCCGGAGCCGGCGACGGCGGAGCGGCTGACGGAGTGGGCGGGCGGGGTGCGCACCCTGGCGAAGCGCGTGCTGGAGCGGCTGCGCGCCGCCGGCCCGACGCTCGACCCGGCGATTGTCACGCAGGCCAACGCGCTTGCCGCCAGCGAGGCGGCGGTGATGGCGCAGATCGACGCGCTGGTCCCCACCACCGCCGATCTCTGCGCGATGCGTCTGCATGGCGATTATCACCTGGGGCAGGTGCTGGTGTCGCGTGGCGACGTCAAGATCGTCGATTTCGAAGGCGAGCCGATGCGCCCGCTGGCCGAACGGCGGGCCAAGCACTGTATCCTGCGCGACGTCGCCGGCATGCTGCGCTCCATCGCCTATGCCGCCGCCATGGCGCGCGACGCGGTGCCGGCCGATCTCGACGGCCCGGCGCGCGATGCCCGCACCGCGTGGCTGTCCTGGTGGGAGGGGGCGGCGTCGGCGGCCTTCCTCGACGGCTATCGCGGCGCCATCGGCGACTGCCCCGGCTTCCCGCGCGATCCACAGGCGGCCCCGGCCCTGCTGAAACTGTTCCTCTTGGAAAAGGCGCTGTACGAGGTCGGCTACGAGCTGGCCAACCGGCCGGGCTGGGTGGCGATTCCACTGGCCGGTGTCACCGCCATCATCCGTGCCGATGCCGGGCCGGAAATCGCCAGCCGCGACCGTGACCGCATCGCCCCGGTGGACGAGCGTCGCCGCAGCCATTCCATGCCCTTCGGAGCGGAGGTGCAGGCCGACGGCTCGGTCCGCTTCTCGATCTGGGCGCCGTCGGTCGCATCCGTCCTGCTGTCGCTCGACGACGGCGGGCAGCCGGTGGCGATGGAGGACCAGGGCGACGGCTGGTTCAGCCTGACCACCGCGCGGGCGCAGGCCGGCAGCCGCTACCGCTTCGTCCTGCCGGACGGGCTGGCGGTGCCGGACCCGGCCTCCCGCTTCCAGCCGGACGACATTCATGGCTCGTCGGAGGTGATCGACCCCGGAATCCATGCCTGGACCAATGCCGCCTGGACCGGCCGGCCTTGGCACGAGACGGTGCTGTACGAGCTGCATGTCGGAACCTTCACGCCCGGCGGCACCTTCCTGTCGGCCATCGAGCGGCTGGACGATCTGGTCGAGCTGGGCGTCACCGCCATCGAGCTGATGCCGGTGGCCGACTTCCCCGGAACGCGCAACTGGGGCTATGACGGCGTGCTACCCTTCGCCCCCGACAGCGCCTATGGCCGGCCGGAGGACCTGAAGACCCTGGTGCAGGAGGCCCATGCCCGCGGGCTGATGGTCTTCCTCGACGTCGTCTACAACCATTTCGGGCCTGAGGGGAACTACCTTCACGCCTTCGCCAACAGCTTCTTCACCGAGCGCCACAAGACCCCCTGGGGGGCGGCGATCAACATCGACGGCGAGCGCAGCGGGCCGGTGCGCGACTTCTTCGTCCACAACGCGCTCTATTGGCTGGAGGAGTTCCACCTCGACGGCCTGCGGCTGGACGCGGTCCATGCCATCATCGACGACAGCGACCGCCATGTTCTGGAGGAACTGGCGGAGCGGGTGCACAGCCATTTCCAGAACCAGCGCCATGTTCATCTGGTGCTGGAGAACGACGCCAACCAGGCGCGCTTCCTGGCCCGCCACCGCGAGGGCGATCCGCGCTGGCACTCCGCCCAGTGGAACGACGACCTGCACCACTGCCTGCACAGTGCCGCGACCGGCGAGGATGGCGGCTACTACGCCGATTATGCCCACGATCCGGCCAAATGGGGCCGTACCTTGGCGGAGGGTTTCGCCTTCCAGGGCGAGCCGTCGGCCTATCGCGACGGCGAGCTGCGCGGGGAGCCGTCGGCGCATCTGCCGCCCACCGCTTTCGTCACCTTCATCCAGAACCACGACCAGATCGGCAACCGCGCCTTCGGCGAGCGCATCTCCCACATCGCCAAGCCTGAGGCCGTTCGCGCCGCCACCATCCTCTATCTGTTGGGCCCCGGCATCCCCATGCTGTTCATGGGCGAGGAATGGGCATCGGCCAAGCCCTTCCCCTTCTTCTGCGACTTCGGCGACGAACT
The sequence above is a segment of the Azospirillum sp. TSH100 genome. Coding sequences within it:
- a CDS encoding calcium-binding protein codes for the protein MAATEMGVVSPKAFRFFNRRTGEHFYTESTAERDGIIAGRADMAYEGVAFLEGGGASNPVSVARFVRLDTGEHFYTASVIERDYILQNMSDNFRLEDSQAFLVAATQDYQFSQPVYRFLDMATGSHFFTASEGERDGVIATLPGYRYEGVAFYAKPVPPLAPAPSGNFDEVWYLQAYPDVRDAVNAGWMTARTHYDAFGKREGRMPNDMAALAGNDHWIAFDGAPGHVRILNGGAGDDILDGIDGYSTSSSTMVGAYNGYSDYNDQLFGETGNDTLYGAQNDTLNGGSGNDSYYVHSSGVLVTEGADAGTDEVVLIEDSISGYFNYSMPANVERMRVIITRIGEPWVPTIAGSAGDDWIGAGGTNTPIHLLGGAGNDTLNGGFGLNGGAVVEGGAGNDYLLAAGYNDSRFYTWLASGNDTLNGGDGDDTLVAWTGNDLLTGGAGADTFLVDLGSPPNLLWQDPKAWTSYPGPSNFYSYVLWSGTSVTTVTDFQPGVDVLSFHHSSLSLSDIMARFLDRGDGKGVVASFTASEFGLSVTGDSNIFTLSLDNVKQWQISANWFSVSST